In Bacteroidia bacterium, a genomic segment contains:
- a CDS encoding HipA N-terminal domain-containing protein: MRSARVLFRENEAGLLSQLDDGSFTFRYHDVWKADSSKPSISLTLPKTRGEFRSKYLFPFFFHLLPEGPNREAVCKYLRIDPDDHFGLLVNIAKADTIGAVRVIKAES; this comes from the coding sequence ATGAGAAGTGCCAGAGTATTATTCCGGGAAAACGAAGCGGGATTGCTGTCGCAACTCGATGATGGCTCGTTTACCTTCCGCTACCACGATGTATGGAAAGCCGATAGCAGTAAACCCTCCATCAGTCTTACCCTCCCCAAAACCAGGGGAGAATTTCGGTCAAAATACCTGTTTCCCTTTTTCTTTCACCTTCTGCCCGAAGGCCCAAACAGGGAAGCTGTATGCAAATATCTGCGGATCGACCCCGATGATCACTTTGGGTTATTGGTGAATATCGCAAAAGCAGATACTATCGGAGCAGTAAGGGTAATCAAAGCTGAATCCTGA
- a CDS encoding HNH endonuclease: MDPLAAKYPFYSPYAFSGNRVLDAVELEGAEPVRATSPAPQPQMRVIRGGQYGKGSSQPFNPGDPVSERAIQYNRPASPTVESQVYSLLTWKLLADWLFPQETPKTSSEFTNDPVENQRRINHAKSYAYRIQNGLKDYNRIQEAFENVGNGNASAEDLNIFNREIKIRNSHLAESNHPKTDVPFDVDGFPDFSGNLYPDGPNDVMITPTGDRDNDFSAANKEAGYNFTPKGYTWHHYQDYGRMQLVESEIHNKTGHTGGFYLWPRK, from the coding sequence GTGGATCCGTTGGCGGCTAAGTATCCTTTTTACAGCCCGTATGCTTTTTCGGGCAACCGGGTGCTGGATGCGGTGGAGTTGGAGGGGGCGGAGCCGGTTAGAGCAACATCTCCCGCTCCTCAACCGCAAATGCGAGTAATTCGTGGAGGACAGTATGGCAAAGGTTCAAGCCAGCCCTTCAACCCTGGAGATCCCGTTTCTGAAAGAGCAATTCAATATAATCGCCCGGCTTCTCCAACGGTTGAATCACAGGTATATAGTTTATTGACGTGGAAACTCTTGGCAGATTGGTTGTTTCCCCAAGAAACGCCCAAAACATCCTCCGAATTTACCAACGATCCGGTTGAAAATCAGCGCCGAATTAACCATGCAAAATCGTATGCTTATCGTATTCAAAATGGTCTAAAAGATTATAACCGGATACAAGAAGCTTTTGAAAATGTTGGAAACGGAAATGCATCCGCCGAAGATTTAAATATTTTTAATAGGGAGATAAAAATCAGGAACTCTCACCTAGCGGAATCGAACCATCCAAAGACAGATGTTCCATTTGATGTAGATGGATTTCCTGATTTTTCAGGCAATCTATATCCGGATGGCCCCAATGACGTTATGATTACACCAACTGGAGATAGGGATAATGATTTTTCGGCAGCCAATAAAGAGGCGGGCTATAACTTTACACCTAAGGGTTACACTTGGCATCATTATCAGGATTATGGAAGAATGCAACTAGTTGAGAGCGAAATCCACAATAAGACAGGGCATACAGGAGGATTTTACTTATGGCCCAGGAAATAA
- a CDS encoding HipA domain-containing protein translates to MNLPVITYCPGTLAKGFTTYSPTCRKRVFGGKKVHHILHYDAPATNPETDKLFEESRHRISISGVQDKFSLRQEKNKLILTPEGEHGTHILKPIPGAGNKADQMPANEHLTMQIARQVYGIETAENALIFFPNGKPAYITRRFDVKDDGTKWAVEDFASLAERTPQTHGEHYKYLGSYLDLFLLMQKHLPVYKTEAPRLFKLLMFNYLFSNGDAHFKNFSLLETPMGDYRLSPAYDLLNSRIHIEDSELALDDGLLPRNLAKGNIRQQFSLLATYAGLPEKTTSEIFHLMTGAADHVEALISVSFLHETTQRNYLQAYQTRLKRLERI, encoded by the coding sequence ATGAATTTACCGGTTATTACCTATTGCCCCGGAACCCTAGCCAAAGGATTTACTACCTATAGCCCTACTTGTCGGAAAAGAGTGTTTGGAGGAAAAAAAGTTCACCATATCCTGCATTACGATGCTCCGGCGACGAATCCCGAAACAGACAAATTGTTTGAAGAAAGCCGACACCGTATATCCATATCAGGGGTTCAGGATAAATTTTCGTTGCGTCAGGAGAAAAACAAACTAATACTGACTCCTGAAGGGGAACACGGTACGCATATCCTGAAACCCATTCCGGGGGCAGGCAATAAAGCCGACCAGATGCCAGCCAATGAGCACCTCACTATGCAGATTGCCCGTCAGGTGTATGGAATTGAAACAGCTGAAAATGCACTGATATTCTTTCCAAATGGTAAGCCTGCTTACATTACCAGGCGGTTTGATGTAAAAGACGACGGAACAAAATGGGCAGTAGAAGATTTCGCTTCCCTGGCTGAAAGAACCCCCCAAACTCACGGCGAACATTACAAATATCTGGGTAGTTACCTTGATTTATTCCTCCTGATGCAAAAGCATTTACCGGTATATAAAACGGAAGCTCCCAGGTTGTTTAAATTGTTGATGTTCAACTACCTGTTTTCCAATGGAGATGCGCACTTCAAAAACTTTAGCCTGCTGGAAACACCAATGGGCGATTACCGTTTAAGCCCGGCTTACGATTTACTAAACAGCAGAATTCATATTGAAGATAGTGAATTGGCTTTAGATGACGGGCTTTTACCGCGAAATCTTGCAAAGGGAAATATAAGACAACAGTTTTCTCTCCTTGCAACATATGCGGGGTTACCTGAAAAAACAACATCAGAAATCTTTCATTTAATGACTGGAGCGGCTGACCACGTAGAGGCACTGATAAGTGTTTCCTTTTTGCACGAAACCACCCAACGAAATTACTTGCAGGCTTATCAGACCCGCCTAAAAAGATTGGAGAGAATTTAG
- a CDS encoding type II toxin-antitoxin system VapC family toxin, giving the protein MDILLDTHAVIWFITENASLPVASKEIISNPANRCFVSMATYWEMGIKYSLDRLELKNSLERIFEIIEESGFEILPITPEHVLLATQLIHYHRDPFDRMIIGQAKSEGLKIMTKDALFSNYGVDVIWEK; this is encoded by the coding sequence ATGGACATCCTTCTCGATACCCATGCGGTAATATGGTTTATTACGGAAAACGCTAGCCTGCCCGTAGCTTCGAAGGAAATTATATCAAATCCTGCCAATCGTTGTTTTGTCAGCATGGCAACCTATTGGGAAATGGGGATTAAATATTCTTTAGATCGTCTGGAATTGAAAAACAGTCTGGAAAGAATTTTCGAAATCATAGAAGAATCGGGGTTTGAGATTCTCCCAATCACTCCGGAACACGTATTGTTAGCCACTCAATTAATCCATTATCACAGAGATCCTTTTGACCGGATGATCATTGGTCAGGCAAAAAGCGAAGGGTTAAAAATCATGACCAAAGATGCGCTTTTCAGCAATTATGGTGTTGATGTGATCTGGGAGAAGTAG
- a CDS encoding helix-turn-helix transcriptional regulator yields MKNHQLVDIIKTRREMLRVTQQTLAELSGVGLRTLKQFESGNGNPTLLTLQKLADVLGMEVCLQIKTTTGNS; encoded by the coding sequence ATGAAAAATCACCAACTAGTCGATATCATCAAAACCCGCAGGGAAATGCTCCGCGTAACGCAGCAAACGCTGGCGGAACTTTCGGGTGTGGGGTTGCGTACCCTCAAACAATTTGAAAGCGGGAACGGCAATCCAACCCTGCTCACCCTCCAAAAGCTGGCGGATGTGCTGGGTATGGAGGTTTGTTTGCAGATAAAAACTACAACCGGTAACTCATGA
- a CDS encoding lysophospholipid acyltransferase family protein — translation MNQELISKTSFIKATGLDKLKLEPVAGPMMKMIRLDEINRIYSALQQYEGREFLDQLVQLLGIKLEVVGKGLDKIPKEGPFITVSNHPFGMLDAILLLQVISARRPDYKVMADFLIQQIDRMQEYAVTDVKNVWQHLHEGHPIGIFPAGEVSTYRFDERRIADREWQKAVVKLIQKAKVPVVPVYFQGTNSPLFHLMGLVHPSLRTVAGPAEFIRKKDSTVKMNIGKPILPKELGQIDDVQRFGRYLRARTYSLKPGIDVKPFFESQPIPPSFQPIAEEIAPDLIQTEICQLRETHLLFTQNDMEVFCCQSDQIPHLLRELGRLREYTFRMVGEGTGKPLDIDEYDLYYRHLFVWDRKNEKIVGAYRLGMGPEIMAHYGRKGFYLQSLFKIKTAFNPYLVQAIELGRSFVLPEYQRQRLPLFLLWKGISQVISENPGIRYLIGPVSISNQYSLLSRSFMVAFIKKYHFDEQLAEWVKPRKKFRPKKEKSDIINLIDGATDDLKLADKVIEDMEPHHLKLPVLLKKYIKQNAKIISFNVDPHFNQCLDGFIFLDLTKLPDTTLENYF, via the coding sequence ATGAATCAGGAACTGATTTCTAAAACCTCGTTCATTAAGGCCACAGGACTCGATAAACTCAAACTCGAACCCGTTGCCGGGCCCATGATGAAAATGATCCGGCTGGATGAAATCAACAGGATTTATAGCGCCCTTCAGCAATATGAGGGCCGCGAGTTTCTCGACCAGTTGGTGCAACTGCTGGGAATCAAACTGGAAGTAGTAGGAAAAGGACTGGATAAAATCCCCAAAGAAGGGCCTTTTATCACCGTATCCAATCACCCTTTCGGTATGCTCGACGCCATTCTCCTGCTACAGGTTATCTCTGCCCGTCGACCCGACTACAAGGTCATGGCTGATTTTTTAATCCAGCAGATTGACAGAATGCAGGAGTACGCTGTGACAGATGTGAAAAATGTTTGGCAACACCTCCACGAAGGCCATCCTATCGGCATTTTCCCCGCCGGAGAAGTTTCGACCTACCGCTTTGACGAAAGAAGAATTGCCGACCGCGAATGGCAAAAAGCTGTAGTAAAACTCATCCAAAAAGCTAAAGTCCCGGTGGTACCGGTCTATTTTCAAGGAACCAACAGTCCCCTCTTCCACCTGATGGGTTTGGTTCATCCTTCTCTGCGCACAGTGGCCGGGCCTGCTGAGTTTATCCGCAAAAAGGACTCCACCGTTAAGATGAATATCGGCAAACCTATTTTACCCAAAGAACTGGGGCAAATAGATGATGTCCAACGGTTTGGCCGATATCTCCGGGCGAGAACCTATTCACTAAAACCAGGAATAGATGTAAAGCCTTTTTTTGAAAGTCAGCCTATCCCTCCGAGCTTCCAGCCTATTGCAGAAGAAATTGCGCCAGACTTGATCCAAACAGAAATCTGCCAGCTAAGGGAAACGCATTTGCTGTTTACCCAAAATGATATGGAGGTATTTTGCTGTCAGTCGGATCAGATTCCTCACCTCCTGCGCGAACTTGGCCGACTCAGGGAATATACTTTCCGTATGGTGGGAGAAGGGACAGGAAAACCGCTCGACATTGACGAATACGACCTTTACTACCGGCATTTGTTTGTCTGGGATCGCAAAAATGAAAAAATTGTCGGCGCCTACCGACTGGGAATGGGACCTGAAATTATGGCCCATTATGGAAGGAAAGGGTTTTATCTCCAAAGTTTGTTTAAAATAAAAACGGCCTTCAATCCCTATTTGGTACAAGCGATCGAATTGGGAAGGTCTTTCGTTTTACCGGAATATCAAAGACAGCGATTGCCACTGTTCCTCCTTTGGAAGGGTATTTCTCAGGTGATTTCGGAAAATCCAGGGATTCGCTACCTCATTGGCCCGGTCAGTATTTCCAATCAATATTCCCTGCTTTCCCGTTCATTTATGGTGGCTTTTATAAAAAAATACCACTTTGACGAACAGCTCGCCGAATGGGTAAAACCAAGGAAAAAATTCCGCCCCAAAAAGGAAAAATCAGATATTATTAACCTGATTGATGGTGCGACCGATGATCTCAAACTCGCAGACAAAGTCATCGAAGACATGGAACCCCATCACCTGAAATTGCCCGTACTACTCAAAAAGTATATCAAACAAAACGCTAAAATCATCAGCTTCAATGTTGATCCACATTTCAACCAATGCCTCGATGGTTTTATTTTCCTGGATCTGACAAAGCTGCCCGATACTACGCTGGAAAATTATTTCTAA
- a CDS encoding SMI1/KNR4 family protein, which yields MRAKSTIRQGIQEDFTYGPGNNRSSIMIIFSHTELPITQFQINEIEQIIGLRLPEEYKKHLLTYNGGRCLPNRFFFDENGKRTSSGIDWFLAIYDGKYDNLKNYIKIYKKEEKRLPHNILPIAHDPGGNLVCISCVGEDFGYIYFWDHEKEVDFQDPDHNEYSNLYLVAKSFQSFLDELQ from the coding sequence TTGAGAGCGAAATCCACAATAAGACAGGGCATACAGGAGGATTTTACTTATGGCCCAGGAAATAACAGAAGTAGTATTATGATAATATTCTCACATACAGAACTACCCATAACTCAGTTTCAGATTAATGAAATAGAGCAAATAATCGGATTACGGCTCCCGGAGGAGTATAAAAAACACTTACTTACATACAATGGGGGAAGATGTCTCCCCAATCGGTTTTTTTTTGATGAAAATGGGAAAAGGACGAGTTCGGGAATTGATTGGTTTTTGGCAATCTATGACGGAAAGTACGACAATCTAAAAAATTATATCAAAATTTATAAAAAGGAGGAAAAACGATTACCTCACAATATTTTACCTATTGCACACGACCCTGGCGGAAACTTAGTTTGTATTTCCTGTGTGGGAGAAGATTTCGGGTATATTTACTTTTGGGATCATGAAAAAGAAGTTGATTTTCAAGACCCGGATCATAATGAGTATTCAAATTTGTATTTAGTCGCAAAATCCTTTCAAAGTTTTCTGGATGAATTGCAGTAA
- a CDS encoding n-acetylglutamate synthase, protein MINYNDKIFIPVVNSENGETSSETVFIYKQIGNILTSEYSGGKIIKGHLIGLVGENGEIEMRYHQVNQNGELMTGICTSKPEILKNGKIRLHESWEWTSGDKSKGQSIIQEQ, encoded by the coding sequence ATGATAAACTATAATGACAAAATATTCATACCTGTTGTTAATTCAGAAAATGGAGAAACATCAAGTGAAACGGTTTTTATTTACAAGCAAATCGGAAACATATTGACATCTGAATACTCAGGTGGTAAAATAATTAAGGGGCATTTGATTGGACTTGTTGGTGAAAATGGGGAAATTGAAATGCGATATCATCAAGTAAACCAAAACGGGGAACTTATGACAGGCATATGTACATCAAAACCTGAAATTCTTAAAAATGGAAAAATTCGGCTTCACGAAAGTTGGGAATGGACATCAGGTGATAAATCAAAAGGACAATCAATAATACAGGAACAATGA
- a CDS encoding arylsulfatase, with protein sequence MKIAALNFLILFAGISLFPSCTKEEKEEKLPNIVYILADDLGIGDVSIYNDHSRWNTPALDQLASEGMFFTDAHSGSAVCTPTRYGILTGRYSWRGVIKKGVTWSYDSAIIEPGRETVSAMLQKKGYRTACIGKWHLGLNWVKDSTAGWPVDFSQPVQKSPNDFGFDYSFCIPASLDIPPYVYVENGRVTAQPNRETESTTQYGWWRKGPTGEDFFHEKVLETFGEKAVQFIGENKDQPFFLYLPLSAPHTPILPVDSFGGKSGLNEYGDFVVMVDEITRRVTQALEENGLTNNTLVIFTSDNGCAPYAGTAEMEKAGHYSSFIYRGYKADIYEGGHRIPFIARWPGHIPAGTSSNQTTCLTDLMATCADILHIPLAENQAEDSYSMLPALKGNSGETPIREATVHHSVHGNFAIRKGNWKLILAPGSGGWSEPKPGEEPEDALPFQLYNLETDPRESENLLNQEPQKAEELRQLLISYIQNGRSTPGPAQPYEQAENWPGLEWMK encoded by the coding sequence ATGAAAATTGCCGCTCTAAACTTTCTGATCCTGTTTGCAGGAATTAGCCTTTTTCCCTCCTGTACAAAAGAGGAAAAGGAGGAAAAACTTCCCAATATCGTCTATATCCTCGCCGATGACCTCGGGATAGGCGATGTTTCTATCTATAATGATCATTCGCGCTGGAATACCCCAGCCCTGGACCAGCTCGCATCCGAAGGAATGTTTTTTACCGATGCACATTCCGGATCAGCCGTTTGCACGCCCACGCGATATGGCATTCTGACTGGAAGATACAGCTGGCGGGGTGTGATCAAAAAAGGCGTAACATGGAGTTATGATTCAGCCATTATAGAGCCGGGGAGAGAAACGGTATCCGCCATGCTTCAGAAAAAAGGATACCGCACGGCATGTATCGGCAAATGGCACCTCGGGCTCAACTGGGTAAAAGACAGCACAGCCGGATGGCCGGTGGATTTCAGCCAGCCCGTACAAAAATCACCCAACGATTTTGGGTTTGATTATTCCTTTTGTATTCCGGCGTCGCTGGACATTCCGCCCTATGTATATGTGGAAAATGGCAGAGTCACTGCACAGCCCAACCGGGAAACCGAAAGTACTACCCAATACGGCTGGTGGCGCAAAGGGCCAACGGGCGAAGATTTTTTCCACGAAAAAGTACTGGAGACATTCGGAGAAAAAGCCGTGCAGTTTATCGGTGAAAACAAAGATCAGCCATTTTTTCTTTACCTGCCCTTGTCCGCCCCGCACACGCCCATTCTACCTGTTGATTCATTCGGAGGAAAAAGTGGATTAAATGAATATGGAGATTTTGTGGTGATGGTGGACGAAATCACCCGGAGAGTAACCCAGGCACTTGAGGAAAACGGACTTACCAATAATACCCTGGTCATATTTACCTCCGACAACGGATGCGCGCCTTACGCCGGGACAGCCGAAATGGAAAAAGCGGGACATTATTCCAGCTTTATCTACCGGGGGTATAAAGCAGATATTTACGAAGGCGGACACCGGATTCCCTTTATTGCACGCTGGCCGGGACATATTCCCGCAGGGACTTCTTCCAACCAGACAACCTGCCTGACCGACCTGATGGCCACCTGTGCGGATATACTACACATTCCCCTGGCAGAAAATCAGGCTGAAGACAGCTACAGCATGCTTCCCGCACTCAAAGGAAATTCAGGAGAAACACCCATCCGGGAAGCTACGGTTCACCACTCCGTCCATGGCAATTTTGCTATCCGCAAGGGTAACTGGAAACTGATTCTGGCGCCTGGTTCGGGTGGATGGAGTGAGCCCAAACCCGGGGAAGAACCGGAAGACGCCCTACCCTTCCAATTGTACAATCTGGAAACTGACCCCAGAGAAAGCGAAAATCTTCTCAACCAGGAACCGCAGAAAGCCGAAGAACTGCGCCAGTTGCTGATCAGCTATATCCAAAACGGGCGGAGCACACCAGGCCCAGCCCAGCCTTATGAGCAGGCCGAAAACTGGCCCGGGCTGGAGTGGATGAAATAA
- the hutH gene encoding histidine ammonia-lyase, with amino-acid sequence MELPSHNLTLQKIEEILRSKQPVSLSDDAVQRIIHCQEYLANRLEKGGEIIYGINTGFGFLCDKVINPDDLHQLQLNLIRSHACGLGEEVQPAIVRLMLLLKVVSLSFGHSGVQLQTVQRLLDFYNHDILPIVYTQGSLGASGDLAPLAHLSLPLIGEGEVRIHGQRISAEEMNRRMGWEPVNLIAKEGLALLNGTQFMLAYGIHISLWASHLADMADRIAALSLDAFDCRLEPFHPALHDIRPHPGQISTARMIRELLSDSEIAQRPKNQVQDPYSFRCIPQVHGATRDALSYAKTVFETELNSVSDNPNIFVEEELILSGGNFHGQPLALVLDFLAIAVAELASISERRTYQLLSGVRGLPLFLVANPGLDSGLMIPQYTAASIVSQNKQLATPASVDTIPSSNNQEDHVSMGANAATKCLRILENLHHVLAIELMNASQALHFREPSQTGTQLLPLLEGFRARVPFVDKDRLLYRDIHAAVAYLSEQREGGNEMI; translated from the coding sequence ATGGAACTACCTTCCCATAATCTCACCTTGCAGAAGATTGAGGAGATACTTCGCAGCAAACAACCTGTGAGCCTCTCCGATGATGCCGTGCAGCGGATCATCCACTGTCAGGAATACCTAGCCAACCGCCTGGAAAAAGGTGGAGAGATCATTTACGGCATCAATACAGGCTTCGGGTTTCTTTGTGATAAAGTGATCAACCCTGACGACCTGCACCAGCTTCAGCTCAATCTGATCCGCTCCCACGCCTGCGGCCTGGGAGAAGAAGTGCAGCCAGCCATTGTGCGGCTCATGCTCCTGCTGAAAGTAGTTTCACTTTCCTTCGGACATTCGGGGGTACAATTGCAAACGGTACAGCGGCTGCTGGACTTTTACAACCATGACATTCTGCCCATTGTTTACACACAAGGGAGTCTGGGAGCAAGTGGCGATCTCGCTCCCCTGGCGCACTTGTCACTACCCCTGATCGGGGAAGGGGAGGTGAGAATCCACGGCCAACGAATATCAGCCGAAGAAATGAACCGAAGAATGGGCTGGGAGCCGGTGAATCTTATCGCCAAGGAAGGGCTCGCCCTGCTCAACGGAACACAGTTTATGCTGGCCTACGGCATTCATATTTCGCTGTGGGCGTCTCACCTTGCCGATATGGCTGATCGCATTGCAGCGCTGAGCCTGGACGCATTTGATTGCAGGCTGGAACCATTTCATCCGGCCCTTCATGACATTCGCCCCCACCCCGGCCAAATCTCCACAGCACGTATGATCCGGGAACTGCTTTCAGACTCCGAAATTGCGCAAAGACCCAAAAACCAGGTACAGGACCCCTACTCCTTCCGGTGCATACCGCAGGTACATGGGGCAACCCGCGACGCGCTGAGTTATGCAAAAACCGTATTTGAAACAGAACTCAACAGTGTTTCGGACAATCCCAATATATTTGTCGAAGAAGAATTGATTCTTTCCGGAGGCAATTTTCACGGGCAGCCACTGGCGCTGGTATTGGACTTTCTGGCGATAGCAGTAGCCGAACTTGCTTCGATATCGGAGCGGCGGACTTACCAGTTGCTTTCCGGCGTGCGGGGTTTACCGCTGTTTCTGGTTGCCAATCCGGGTTTAGATTCCGGGTTGATGATTCCGCAATATACCGCAGCGAGCATTGTGAGTCAAAACAAACAACTCGCAACGCCAGCCAGTGTGGACACCATTCCCTCATCCAATAATCAGGAAGACCATGTGAGCATGGGTGCGAATGCTGCGACAAAATGCCTGCGCATACTGGAAAACCTCCACCACGTACTTGCGATCGAGCTGATGAACGCCTCACAGGCCCTGCATTTCAGAGAGCCCAGCCAGACAGGAACGCAACTATTGCCACTTCTGGAGGGATTTCGGGCGCGGGTACCCTTTGTGGACAAGGATCGTTTGTTGTACAGAGATATACATGCAGCGGTAGCGTATTTGTCGGAGCAGCGGGAAGGCGGGAATGAAATGATATAA
- a CDS encoding DUF2281 domain-containing protein, whose translation MRAIQLYTQISALPGELQKKVADYIDYLKYQAQKSNKKAVRVAGLAKGMITMKDNFDDPIEDFNEYM comes from the coding sequence ATGAGGGCCATTCAACTTTATACGCAAATTTCTGCACTGCCGGGCGAGCTACAGAAAAAAGTGGCTGATTATATTGACTATCTCAAATATCAGGCTCAAAAGTCGAACAAAAAAGCTGTCCGTGTGGCAGGATTGGCCAAAGGCATGATCACCATGAAGGATAATTTTGACGATCCGATCGAAGATTTCAATGAATATATGTAA
- a CDS encoding HDIG domain-containing protein, translated as MNTTTQAVVDEIFALFDLYGDDSYGEEVTQLEHMVQSAELAEEEGYDEEVIIAAFLHDIGHLYAKSLSPETFGEYGAADHDRIGAEFLRTRGFSEKVAALVEGHVAAKRYLTFTEPGYLEELSEASKKTLEMQGGVMTEAEAEAFEASQWFKLSLRMRYWDEAAKEIGMDTPDTSYLRDMMARVLGE; from the coding sequence ATGAATACCACAACACAAGCCGTTGTTGATGAAATATTTGCCTTGTTTGACCTATATGGAGATGACAGTTACGGAGAAGAAGTGACCCAACTGGAGCACATGGTACAAAGTGCCGAGCTTGCCGAAGAAGAGGGGTATGATGAGGAAGTGATTATTGCGGCATTTCTCCACGACATCGGGCACCTGTATGCAAAGTCACTTTCTCCCGAAACATTTGGCGAATATGGCGCAGCTGATCATGACCGTATTGGGGCCGAATTTCTCCGCACCCGCGGATTTTCAGAGAAAGTAGCAGCATTGGTGGAGGGGCATGTGGCAGCCAAGCGATATCTCACATTTACCGAACCCGGTTATCTGGAAGAATTGTCAGAAGCCAGCAAAAAGACCCTTGAAATGCAGGGCGGAGTCATGACAGAGGCAGAAGCCGAAGCCTTTGAAGCCAGTCAGTGGTTTAAGTTATCCTTGCGCATGCGTTATTGGGACGAAGCCGCCAAAGAGATCGGAATGGATACCCCCGATACAAGCTATCTTCGCGACATGATGGCGCGGGTATTGGGGGAGTGA